The following are from one region of the Syngnathus acus chromosome 19, fSynAcu1.2, whole genome shotgun sequence genome:
- the si:ch73-103b11.2 gene encoding early endosome antigen 1 isoform X5, whose protein sequence is MSVKENPCRKFQANIFNKSKCQNCFKPRESHLLNDEDLNQAKPIYGGWLLLAPEGTNFDNPLHRSRKWQRRFFILYEHGLLRYALDEMPSTLPQGTINMNQCSDVIDGESRTGQKNSLCILTPDKEHFIRAECKEIINGWQEALTVYPRTNKQNQKKKRKVDPPTQQQRGQWFSTKDMNGHPEPGPAKVTVTSGGGSISCLPGGIASAERVPMSRATLWQEENRWSRATIPCSRSASCLSQLGQSQPDSTVTTQDDGGMMSTGRKVRVESGYFSLEKNKSEPSPKSAQNSQPAQPPQQLPLSSSTSSCSLGASGHRRSQVIGRFKEERMDTSGSSEPSSDVTRVPRQGRSERRYLAFKPDTSSSEAGNERSVPDVSVSTFANLRRAKSLDRRVTESSMTPDLLNFKKGWMTKLYEDGMWKKHWFVLTDQSLRYYKDSIAEEASEVDGEIDLSTCYDVKEFPVQRNYGFQILCAEGACTLSAMTSGIRRNWIQAIMKNARPTVAPDVTRKNISLKLSVLKPRSVSEEKIQTQVLLEPCQQVKPEPSPCPGGPPDTDGPRQPTDNGASAPPSEARKSRVRERRREGRSKTFDWSEFKTEKKDKPANERADTVDHGSSLSTTASRCSVSPSPVPTSALQTRRVSDACPASTTEDNNASHLPNPVLVTSTLNTVSPAQPSLPDRQEQGRMEVDRNEDGSGVKEEIEQRWHQVETTPLREEKQVPISTTTHNSDADRLPAHELAALLDKELGQKQKELDQLQRQNNLLKEQLEDALGREQSARDGYVLQSATPPTFSPWQHLHKLNQDLQGELESQKRKQDLAHQQIKTLKRSYTQAQSAADRHEADIQALQSKLASALAEISASEQAVARMRNELKLEQERSKEQEEEYGRSEATLRAQLKDSESRLREVEASLLERNQALRQLEHQQALQRDHVREIQRLQDKLQEVTARLAATEEGQALKDERLRKEQLGLQECHERERQNLCRRLAEAESTQKEMEVRLGEAQQQVEALLRGRRGSAAIERNEELLKLQEELTQKSNTSEALRESVRRLEEERALLTRRCQELLNQIAEADREVNKLRERLRGEEADYCSLENSYERATREFQRISQFLREKEEEIRQTKETYERLMKRKEEDLKEALVKMTALGNSLEETEQKLQAKEDLLCRMTQPVEPGGAEQNIKAKLALAENRIAELERHLDALQLGYADLQLRKKHVQEQSPRGSLIPDEESPPSKTEDADEESRAKKPRIRFSNIQCQKYNCPDDCRNDDVNQTDFDSTPALCSPDTAFPHPSDSEKFISIVRALETKLLATEEKLKNLTRNLQERRSTHAEDQKTVQKEPLGCDDSGGPQITDPYAKALLCVETSRQKVKAFLSGSHDNSESQLHSLSQVEKELFSASAYIRHGQKTLEELSPSGPQMQTEEALDQEAIHLFAKTLSFEALVLNKMASLLQTSESDLLQTLSAVWEDAEDIQSADCLAIVYADVLSRKLTLEAELRKEPEREATPRDGATSQDVTAEPDVNATAVFNSVIKAEVSYSIQNLKLGYEEKVRLLQGQLAEAHRKLRERETALKAIIDASKRSDLKSVIKEVKSNFGSGKQKLADICPPELAPYAEQIQSQEARDLAERIVERHLDGVDSAESLQSAHRGLAAELRQQAEKLHEYAQEIQNTGKHPELAKMLSALFGPGTSHLFTSTSLCMREALIQAQVAYVACRLRWAHRRNVARCERTQQSMDALVRQHARSVRAIQEKYQTSLQRERHHLEQALEQLQKENATLKEEVGQRSTQLSKQQEQLAQLGEHFQIQVEELEQKHREELRRAEKDHTATELALSEAAADSRQQLKDLLADMDAMKERHQSHVKTIQADFEQRIAGLRRIYEDQIVTVRSPMEEEEEGGAAKSEGQTVVLLRDRIQELETQMNTMRDELESKHLEGDVASLRAKYQRDLESLKATCERGFTAMEETHHKVVEDLQRQHQREIAKLMEERERLLAEETAATIAAIEAMKNAHKEELEKNQRSQLSGLNSDIDELRLQYEEELQSIQRELEVLSEQYSQKCLENAHLAQALEAERQALRQCQRENQELNAHNQELNNRLSAEITRMRSSFSGETALSPTTQGKDVYELEVLLRIKESEIQYLKQEIHSLKDELQSALRDKKYTTDKYKDIYTELSIVKAKADCDIGKLKEKLLIATEALGERSVDGTVTSGYDIMKSKSNPDFTKKEQTTTSKPSRGVRSKSLKEGLSVQERMKLFEAKDSKNI, encoded by the exons ATGTCAGTCAAAGAGAACCCCTGTAGGAAATTCCAAGCCAACATTTTTAATAAGagcaaatgtcaaaattgttTTAAGCCTCGAGAATCTCACCTGCTCAACGACGAAGACCTCAACCAG GCGAAGCCGATTTATGGTGGATGGTTGCTGCTCGCGCCAGAGGGAACCAATTTTGACAATCCCTTACACAGATCTCGG AAATGGCAAAGGAGGTTTTTCATCCTTTACGAGCACGGCTTACTCCGCTACGCTCTGGACGAAATG CCCAGCACTCTTCCCCAGGGCACCATCAATATGAACCAGTGCTCCGATGTCATCGACGGAGAGTCCAGGACGGGTCAGAAGAACTCCTTGTGCATCCTAACCCCTGACAAGGAGCACTTCATTCGAGCCGAGTGTAAAGAAATCATTAACGG ATGGCAGGAAGCTCTGACCGTGTACCCCAGAACAAACAAGCAGAATCAGAAGAAGAAGCGCAAGGTGGATCCGCCCACTCAGCAG CAGAGGGGGCAATGGTTTTCCACCAAGGACATGAATGGACATCCA GAACCGGGTCCGGCCAAGGTGACGGTGACTAGCGGCGGAGGCAGCATCTCGTGCCTGCCCGGCGGCATCGCCAGCGCCGAGCGCGTCCCGATGAGCCGGGCCACTTTGTGGCAGGAGGAGAACCGCTGGAGTCGGGCCACCATCCCCTGTAGCCGCAGCGCCTCCTGTCTTAGCCAGCTGGGCCAGAGCCAGCCCGACTCCACCGTCACGACTCAAGATG ATGGCGGAATGATGAGCACTGGACGCAAAGTACGAGTGGAGAGCGGTTACTTTtccctggaaaaaaacaagtcggAGCCTTCTCCAAAATCCGCACAGAATTCCCAACCAGCGCAGCCACCCCAGCAACTCCCCCTGTCCTCGTCCACCTCCTCCTGTTCCTTAGGAGCATCCGGTCACAG ACGTTCGCAAGTCATCGGCCGATTCAAGGAGGAGCGGATGGACACGAGCGGCTCCAGCGAACCGTCATCAGACGTCACCCGCGTGCCGCGACAAGGCCGCAGCGAGAGACGTTATCTGGCCTTCAAACCT GACACGTCGTCATCGGAAGCCGGGAATGAGCGCTCGGTCCCGGACGTGTCCGTCTCCACTTTTGCAAACTTAAGAAGAGCCAAATCGCTTGACCGCAGAGTCACCGAGTCCTCCATGACT CCCGATCTGCTGAACTTCAAAAAAGGATGGATGACCAAGCTCTATGAAGATGGAATG TGGAAGAAACACTGGTTTGTCCTCACAGATCAGAGTCTGCGCTACTACAAGGACTCCATAGCTGAAGAG GCTTCCGAAGTGGACGGCGAGATTGATCTTTCCACATGTTACGACGTCAAGGAGTTCCCCGTCCAGAGGAATTATGGCTTCCAAATCCTG TGTGCAGAAGGCGCGTGCACCCTCTCAGCCATGACCTCCGGAATCCGCCGCAACTGGATCCAGGCCATTATGAAGAACGCTCGACCCACCGTCGCCCCCGACGTCACTCG GAAAAACATCTCACTGAAACTATCGGTTCTGAAGCCCAG ATCCGTCTCCGAGGAGAAAATACAAACGCAGGTGCTGCTGGAGCCGTGTCAACAGGTCAAGCCCGAGCCGAGCCCCTGTCCCGGCGGGCCCCCCGATACCGACGGCCCCAGGCAACCCACGGACAACGGGGCCTCCGCGCCTCCCTCGGAAGCGCGGAAAAGCAGAGTTCGCGAGCGCAGACGGGAAGGCCGCTCCAAGACATTTGACTGGTCCGAGTTCAAAACCgaaaagaaagacaagccGGCCAACGAGCGAGCGGACACCGTCGACCACGGCTCGTCACTTTCCACCACCGCATCCCGCTGCTCCGTTTCCCCCTCCCCAGTCCCTACCTCGGCCCTGCAAACCCGCCGTGTATCGGACGCCTGCCCCGCCTCCACGACAGAAGATAACAACGCGAGCCACTTACCGAATCCCGTTCTGGTCACTTCCACCTTGAATACCGTCTCTCCCGCGCAACCGTCCTTACCTGATCGACAAGAGCAAGGGCGGATGGAGGTGGACCGCAACGAAGATGGGTCGGGCGTGAAGGAGGAGATCGAGCAGCGGTGGCACCAGGTGGAGACCACACCGCTAAGAGAGGAGAAGCAAGTGCCCATCAGCACCACGACACACAATTCCGACGCTGACAGACTGCCCGCGCACGAGCTGGCTGCACTGCTAGACAAAGAG TTGGGGCAGAAGCAAAAAGAGCTGGACCAACTTCAGAGACAGAACAATTTGTTAAAGGAGCAGCTGGAAGACGCGCTGGGAAGAGAGCAAAGTGCTCGAGATGGCTACGTCCTGCAG AGTGCCACGCCCCCCACCTTctcgccatggcaacacttGCACAAGCTAAACCAAGACTTGCAGGGCGAGTTAGAGTCCCAAAAGCGCAAGCAAGACCTCGCTCACCAGCAGATCAAAACACTCAAACGGAGCTACACCCAAGCCCAGAGCGCCGCCGACCGCCACGAGGCGGATATTCAAGCCCTGCAGTCCAAGCTGGCGTCCGCCTTGGCTGAAATCTCAGCCAGCGAACAAGCCGTGGCTCGTATGCGCAATGAGCTCAAGCTGGAGCAAGAGCGATCCAAGGAGCAAGAAGAGGAATACGGACGCAGCGAAGCCACCTTGCGAGCCCAGCTCAAAGACAGCGAAAGCAGACTCCGTGAGGTGGAGGCCAGCCTTTTAGAGAGGAACCAGGCCCTCCGGCAGCTGGAGCACCAGCAGGCCCTACAGCGAGACCACGTGAGAGAAATCCAGAGGTTACAGGATAAACTGCAAGAGGTGACCGCACGACTGGCCGCCACAGAAGAAGGGCAGGCGTTGAAGGACGAGCGCCTGAGAAAGGAGCAGCTTGGCCTTCAAGAATGCCACGAGAGGGAAAGACAGAATCTGTGCAGGAGGTTAGCTGAAGCGGAGAGCACGCAGAAGGAAATGGAGGTCAGACTAGGGGAGGCCCAACAGCAGGTGGAGGCCCTGTTAAGGGGCCGGCGGGGCTCGGCGGCAATCGAGCGCAATGAGGAATTGCTCAAGTTGCAGGAAGAGCTCACCCAAAAGAGCAATACGTCGGAGGCCCTGAGAGAGAGCGTCCGTCGACTGGAAGAAGAGAGAGCTCTGCTCACGCGCCGTTGTCAGGAGCTCCTCAACCAGATTGCCGAGGCGGACCGGGAGGTCAACAAACTCCGCGAGCGCCTCCGAGGCGAAGAGGCGGATTATTGCTCTCTGGAAAACTCGTACGAGAGGGCCACCCGGGAGTTTCAGAGGATCAGCCAATTCCTCcgggaaaaagaggaggagatCCGTCAGACTAAGGAAACGTACGAACGGCTGATGAAGCGCAAAGAGGAGGACTTGAAAGAGGCTCTGGTTAAAATGACCGCGCTGGGCAACAGCTTGGAAGAAACGGAACAGAAGCTCCAAGCTAAGGAGGATCTTCTCTGTCGAATGACGCAACCGGTCGAGCCCGGCGGCGCTGAGCAAAATATAAAAGCCAAGCTGGCGCTGGCGGAGAATCGCATCGCCGAACTGGAGCGGCACCTCGACGCGCTGCAGCTCGGCTACGCCGATCTCCAACTGAGGAAGAAACACGTCCAAGAACAGAGCCCGCGAGGAAGTTTGATTccggatgaggagagcccgcCGTCCAAAACAGAGGACGCAGACGAGGAGTCCCGAGCCAAGAAACCGAGAATCCGTTTTTCCAACATTCAGTGCCAAAAATATAACTGCCCGGACGATTGCCGTAACGATGATGTTAACCAGACAGACTTTGATTCCACTCCAGCACTTTGCTCCCCCGATACCGCCTTCCCGCATCCCAGTGACTCCGAGAAGTTTATCTCCATCGTACGTGCCCTGGAAACTAAACTGCTCGCCACGGAGGAAAAGCTCAAAAATCTCACTCGAAATCTCCAGGAGCGTCGTTCCACACACGCCGAAGATCAGAAGACGGTCCAAAAGGAGCCTTTAGGTTGCGACGACAGCGGCGGGCCTCAGATAACGGATCCTTACGCCAAGGCCCTCCTTTGCGTGGAAACCAGTCGGCAGAAAGTCAAGGCCTTTTTGTCGGGCTCTCACGATAACTCTGAGTCACAGCTTCACTCCTTGTCACAAGTGGAGAAAGAACTTTTCAGCGCATCGGCGTATATCCGCCACGGCCAGAAGACCTTGGAGGAACTGTCGCCGTCCGGCCCTCAAATGCAGACCGAGGAAGCTTTGGATCAAGAAGCAATCCACCTCTTTGCCAAAACACTGTCTTTCGAAGCGCTCGTTCTGAATAAAATGGCCTCGCTTCTACAGACGTCTGAGTCGGACCTTCTCCAAACGCTGAGCGCCGTTTGGGAAGACGCGGAGGACATTCAAAGCGCCGATTGTTTAGCAATCGTTTACGCCGACGTCCTGAGCAGAAAGTTGACGTTAGAGGCCGAATTGCGGAAAGAGCCGGAGAGGGAGGCGACACCCCGGGACGGCGCCACATCGCAAGACGTTACGGCTGAGCCGGACGTTAACGCCACAGCCGTCTTTAATAGCGTCATCAAAGCAGAAGTGTCCTACTCCATTCAAAACCTGAAGCTCGGCTACGAAGAGAAAGTCCGGCTACTTCAAGGGCAGCTGGCCGAAGCCCACCGCAAACTCCGTGAAAGGGAAACGGCCTTGAAAGCCATCATCGATGCGTCCAAGAGGTCCGATTTAAAAAGCGTGATCAAAGAAGTCAAGAGCAACTTTGGCTCGGGCAAACAAAAGTTAGCCGACATCTGCCCGCCCGAACTGGCGCCGTACGCCGAGCAGATCCAATCGCAGGAAGCCCGCGACCTGGCCGAAAGAATCGTCGAGCGCCATCTGGACGGCGTCGACTCGGCCGAGTCTCTTCAAAGCGCCCATCGCGGCTTGGCCGCCGAGCTTCGACAACAAGCGGAAAAGCTCCACGAGTACGCTcaagaaatacaaaacaccGGGAAGCACCCCGAGCTGGCCAAAATGCTCTCTGCGCTTTTCGGGCCCGGGACATCCCACCTTTTCACGAGCACGTCACTTTGCATGCGCGAAGCTCTCATCCAGGCTCAGGTGGCCTACGTGGCGTGCAGGTTGCGATGGGCTCACCGACGAAACGTGGCCCGCTGCGAGCGGACGCAGCAGAGCATGGACGCTCTGGTGCGGCAGCACGCCCGCAGCGTCAGGGCCATTCAAGAGAAATACCAAACATCTCTCCAGCGGGAGCGCCACCACTTAGAGCAGGCCCTGGAGCAGCTCCAGAAGGAGAACGCCACCCTCAAGGAGGAAGTGGGCCAGCGTTCAACACAACTGTCAAAACAGCAAGAGCAGCTGGCCCAACTGGGGGAACATTTTCAGATCCAAGTGGAAGAGCTGGAGCAGAAGCACCGGGAAGAGCTACGCCGAGCTGAGAAAGACCACACCGCGACGGAGCTGGCTCTCTCGGAGGCGGCAGCGGACAGCCGGCAACAGCTGAAGGACCTGCTGGCCGACATGGACGCCATGAAGGAGCGGCACCAGAGTCACGTCAAAACGATCCAGGCCGACTTTGAGCAGAGAATCGCCGGGCTTCGGCGGATCTACGAAGACCAGATTGTCACCGTGCGGTCTCCgatggaagaggaggaagaaggcgGGGCGGCCAAGTCCGAGGGGCAGACCGTGGTTCTTCTGAGGGACAGGATCCAGGAACTGGAGACTCAGATGAACACCATGAGGGACGAACTGGAGAGCAAGCACCTGGAAGGAGATGTGGCCAGCCTGAGGGCGAAATACCAGCGAGACCTTGAAAGTCTGAAG GCCACGTGCGAGCGTGGCTTTACAGCGATGGAGGAAACCCACCACAAGGTGGTTGAAGACCTCCAAAGGCAGCATCAGAGAGAGATCGCCAAACTGATGGAGGAACGAGAGAGGCTCCTGGCTGAGGAGACGGCTGCTACCATTGCTG CTATCGAAGCTATGAAGAATGCACACAAGGAGGAACTGGAGAAGAACCAGCGCTCCCAGCTCAGCGGCCTCAACTCTGATATTGATGAACTTCGATTACAATACGA GGAGGAGCTGCAGTCCATCCAGAGGGAGCTGGAGGTTTTGTCCGAGCAGTATTCTCAGAAATGTCTGGAGAACGCCCACTTGGCTCAGGCCCTGGAGGCCGAGCGGCAGGCCCTCAGGCAGTGCCAGCGAGAGAACCAGGAGCTCAACGCTCACAACCAG GAATTGAATAATCGTCTGAGCGCCGAGATCACGCGGATGCGCTCGTCTTTCAGCGGCGAGACGGCGCTGTCGCCCACCACGCAAGGCAAAGACGTCTACGAACTGGAG GTGCTGCTTCGGATCAAGGAGTCCGAGATTCAGTATCTGAAACAGGAAAT